TCAGGTGAAGAAGTCAATGAGCTGAGAAAATTGATCGAAAGTGAATATAAGGTTGAGGGTCGTCTGAGATCTGAGGTTGCTTTGAATATCAAACGACTAATGGATATCGGATGTTACCGGGGTCTTCGCCATAGAAGAAGTCTGCCCGTTAACGGACAGAGAACCAAAACTAATGCCCGAACCCGTAAGGGGAAGGTCAAAACCGTTGCTAAGAAAAAGAAATAGAACGGTTGGAGGTTTAAAAATTGGCTAAGACAAAGAAAAAGAAAGAAAAGAAAAATATATTTGAGGGTAATGTTTATATTCAGGCTACCTTCAATAATACTATCGTAACCATTACTGACTTGAAGGGAAATGCAGTTGCATGGAGTAGTGCTGGATCCCTGGGTTTTAAGGGTGCTAAAAAATCTACTCCCTATGCCGCTCAGACTACAGCCGAAACAGCAGCCAACAGAGCCCTTGATTTTGGGCTTCAGGAAGTTAACGTTTTTGTTAAAGGTCCTGGTGTCGGTCGGGAATCTGCGATCAGATCCTTGGGTGGACTTGGTCTTCGGGTGAAATCTATCAGGGATATTACTCCAATTCCTCATAATGGATGCCGTCCTAAAAAGAGCAGAAGAGTATAATACCTAAAAGCAGGTGGAACAAATACCGGTTTGATACTTCAAACCGGTTGTTCGCTTATTTGTAGTAAGGAGCATAAATGGCACGTAAAAACCTATTGAAGGGATTTAAACGACCAAAAGGAATCACCTTTGAACATGGTGAGCAAGAATCTGGTTATGGTAAATTTATGGCTTACCCTTTTGAAAGAGGATATGGAGCAACAATCGGTAATTCATTACGTCGGATTTTGCTTTCTTCTATTCAGGGATACGCCATAACAGCAGTGAGAATTACAAGCTACAATAAAGATGGTAATGCTCATGTTATAACCAGTGAATTTGAATCCATTCCTGAAGTCGTTGAAGATACACCCGAATTGATAAGCAATTTAAAATCTCTGCAATTAAGCCTTCCTGAAGACATTGAAGAGAAGACAATCCTTGTTGAGTGGAAAGGGATTGGCGTCATGACTGGTGCAGATCTTGAAAAAGATGGTATCACAGTGACCAACAAAGACCTCAAGATTTGTACCTTGATGGAAAATGCTGATCTCGAATTCGAAATTCAGATAGACCTTGGAAGAGGCTATGTTCCTTCTGAACTGAATGATAAATATATTGAAGTTGTAGGGACAATCCCTATTGATTCAATCTTTTCCCCCATCAGGAAAGTAAGGTATGAAGTTGAGAATACTCGTGTCGGTCAGAGGTCTGACTATGACAAATTGATCCTTGAAATCTGGACCGATGGTACAATTTCACCTGAGGACGCTCTTGCAGAGTCAGCCAAAATTGCTAAAGACCATTTCACTATTTTTATCAATTTTGATGAAGACGATGTGGTTGGAGATGATGAAGTTGATGAGGAAGAAGAGAGAGTTAAAGCTCTTTTAGACACTCCTGTTGAAGAACTCGAATTGTCAGTACGCTCAAGTAATTGTCTAAAAAATGCAAACATCAAAACAATTGGTGATTTAACCAGAAGAACTGAAGAGGATATTGCTAAAACCAGAAATTTTGGTAAAAAATCTTTGATGGAAATTAAAGAAAAGCTGAAAGAATGGAATCTCTCTTTAGGTATGGTTGATTATAGTGTTTTGAAAAAAACAATTAAACTTGAGAATAATAAGGAAGAATAGTCATGCATAACCGAATTGGTTTTAATAGGCTCGGCCGTAAAGCCAGTCATAGAAGAGCTCTTCGTAGAAACATGGTCACTTCTCTCTTTAAACACGAGAGAATCCAGACCACTAAAGCGAAAGCACTTGAAATCAGAAAAACAGCCGAAAAGATGATTACCAGAGCAAAAGAAGACTCTGTGCATAATCGTCGGATCATAGCCAAGAATATTGCTAATAAAGATATTCTGAACAAATTGTTTACTGAAATTGCACCCCGTTTTACAGAAAGGCCCGGTGGATATACAAGAATTCTTAAAATGGGATTCAGAAAAGGCGATGCTGCTGAAATGGTTCTCCTGGAACTTGTTGAAAAAGCAGATAAGTAAAGAAAAACAAAAGAATCCTGACTGAGGATTTGATATATGAAAGAGACGTTAAAATTACTTTTAATGAATCCCTAATGTAAAGTTTAATTCGTTTCGATATTAGTAAGGAAGGTTTCTCTCCTCAAGGAGCGATATCTTCCTTATTTTTTTGGGTAAACAAAATTAAATGCGAATAATCTATAAGATTCTAACAGCTTTATTTATCTCTTTAATCCTGATAAGCACGCTAGCATATTTTGCTTTCACAGGAGCCTTCACACAGATTGAAACTCAATATTTCAGTCAGCGCGTGATCGAAGGGCAGAGGGATAGGCTGGCGCAGAACAATGAACTTGTTCTTCAGTATCATGCTGCCAATATAGAACGCATTAATAGTATTCTGGAATTAAGCTATTTAAAAAATGTTTATGATCCCAGTCAGGAACGTTCCGACATAGTCGATCGTTCAAATTTATTTGGCAGACTGTCAGATGAGCTTGCAGGGTTTCAGTATATAAGAATCATTGACCAGAACAAATTGAATATTCTTTATAGCACTAATGATGCTGACATTAAACAAAAAGACAGTAATCGAATACTCTATAAACAATGGAAAGAAAGCCCTGATTATACTGCTCCCATCCAATATGAGGATTCTAAAGATTCCATTCCTCAGACAATTTATGATCCATCAAGCAGCCGGATTCTATATTCCTTTCCCGCCGTGGATCAGTACGGTTTGTTTAAGGGTACTGTTGTTCTGGAGTTTTCCATATCGGGCCTCCAGAACTATCTTTACAGACAGGGTGGAATTTCAGATGTCAATAGAGTCCAGATTCAGGATCTGGACATCCTGATCTATAATATTACAGCAGACCAATTTGACCTGTTAAGAGACAATATAAACCGCTTTAGATCTCTCGCAGGAGAATCGAATTTTATTCAGAAAGCTGCAGATAGTGAGGGCTCCGATTATTATCTGATCCAGGCTGTGGATAATCATGGATCATTATCTATGGCAGTCATCCCCGGTCAGGACCTTGTTCTAAACAATGAATTCCGAATACTACTTCTACTTTCACTTTTTATTACTCTGTTTTTGATGCTGTTTCTGATATTTAATGTTAAACAAAATCAGGAACTTATACTTAAAAAGAAAATCAAGAAGTTTCAATTGACCTTTCTCAAAGATCTTCTAGATGCAGAAGATGAGCTGAATTGGGACAAATATGAAATAGAACTCAGATCACGGAAAGATGAAGTCCGTAAAGAACTTCTCAAAGACCTTTCCGGTAAATTTAAAAAAAATAAACTGGCTGAAATTGATCAGTTATTGGATAAGAGCTGGGATGAGATCATAAGAGTTTTGATCAGCAAGAAAGATGAGCAGAAGGAAGAGCCCAGTTTTACTGTAAGTGATCTAGAAAAAATGATTAAATCTGCTCTCAGTAATGCCCATTTTACTGTTCAGAATGCTGAAGTTCAGAATGTAAGTCAAATTTCTTCTCAGGGATCGGCTCCAAAAACTGGAATAAGACAAATGCAACCTGTCGATGTTGTTGATGTTGATGATGAAGAACTCGATGAACTCGATGAACTCGATGAGGTTCATGATGCAGGAAATCTGGGAGAGCCCATTGCTGTTGAAGAACTGGATGAGTTGGATGATGCCGAGGAGATGGATGAGCTCGAAGAACTTGACGAAGAGTCTTCTTCTGAAAGCCCGGCACAACCGGTAGATGTTGAAGTACTTGATCAGCTGGATGATGTTGAGGAACTGGATGATCTGGAAGAATTGGATGAAGTACCAGAGGCTGCTGTTGATAATAATGATGGAATAGAATCTCTCAAAGAACCTGATGATGAGTTCATAGAAGTAGATAAAGAGTCTGACCTTGTATTGGAACCTTATATCAATCCATTAGACCTTGATTCATCGGAAGAATCTGAATCCACCGACGATGCTGAGATCCTCGAAGAACTTATAGACCTCGGAGAATCAATTAAACCCGAGCCTACCGGATTATTGGAAGATCTGGATTCGAGGGCAGAGAAAGGAGAATCAGATCTTCAGGATTCCATGATGATTGATCTTGATGAGGTCAATAGTGGTTTCAGCATCCGAGGATTAGTTGAATCCATGGATGTGGATCAAATCTCTCGAAACCTCGAAATACGGTATAACCAGTTTCTGAATGAGGATGAGGCCAACCAAGAGGGTAAAGCCGTTCTTGATGAACTTAATGTTGTTGAGGAAGTTCAGGAATTGCCAGTTGAGAATGTCGATATGGAAGATCTGGATAAACTCCCGGTTGCCTATGATGATGATCAGCAGGAAGAGGATCTTATAGAATTGGATTTTCATGACGATCTTTCTCTTTTCGGTTTAGATCTAACAGGTGGATATCCGATCAATCAGGAAAAAATCAGGGAAAAGCATATTCAGATGGAGAGCATAAATAATGTTGAATCAGTAGGCATTGAAGTAGCTTTGATTGAAGAGCCTCAAGAAACCGAGTTTCTTGATGATAAAGGGCTGATAGAGTTAGATACTATCAGTTCCAAAGACTATTACGGTGAAACTGATTCCTCAATGGATTATAATTCAAATGGATCAGCAATAGTTTCTGATCTGGAACATGATCAGAGAGGGGATGATGGCATGAAAAGTAAAGATAGCTTAGATATTTCCCCATCGGATGAGATAGAGCCGAGAGACAATCTTGAAAACCTTGATGAGTTGGAAGAGCTGATAGAATTGGAAGACGTCGATGAGTTGGATGATCTCGAGGATATCGAAGACATCGAGGAATTGGATGATCTCGAGGAAGGTGATGATCTTGAAGAGTTGGAAGATCAGGATAAGATTGAAGATCCGGCTGATGTCGTAAAAATAGATTTTGCCGCATATTTACAGAAGGCTGGAATTGAATTTGAAAAAGAAGTTCTCCCCGAAAGTGAATCCGAAGAAGAGATTCTGGATGGCAAGATTACTTCTGAATCTTTTATGCAGGGAATGGATAGCCTGGTTCAAA
Above is a genomic segment from Oceanispirochaeta sp. containing:
- the rpsM gene encoding 30S ribosomal protein S13; its protein translation is MARIAGIDLPNKHADIALTYIFGIGRTSAKEICAKTGVDPEKRINELSGEEVNELRKLIESEYKVEGRLRSEVALNIKRLMDIGCYRGLRHRRSLPVNGQRTKTNARTRKGKVKTVAKKKK
- the rpsK gene encoding 30S ribosomal protein S11, whose protein sequence is MAKTKKKKEKKNIFEGNVYIQATFNNTIVTITDLKGNAVAWSSAGSLGFKGAKKSTPYAAQTTAETAANRALDFGLQEVNVFVKGPGVGRESAIRSLGGLGLRVKSIRDITPIPHNGCRPKKSRRV
- a CDS encoding DNA-directed RNA polymerase subunit alpha, whose amino-acid sequence is MARKNLLKGFKRPKGITFEHGEQESGYGKFMAYPFERGYGATIGNSLRRILLSSIQGYAITAVRITSYNKDGNAHVITSEFESIPEVVEDTPELISNLKSLQLSLPEDIEEKTILVEWKGIGVMTGADLEKDGITVTNKDLKICTLMENADLEFEIQIDLGRGYVPSELNDKYIEVVGTIPIDSIFSPIRKVRYEVENTRVGQRSDYDKLILEIWTDGTISPEDALAESAKIAKDHFTIFINFDEDDVVGDDEVDEEEERVKALLDTPVEELELSVRSSNCLKNANIKTIGDLTRRTEEDIAKTRNFGKKSLMEIKEKLKEWNLSLGMVDYSVLKKTIKLENNKEE